A stretch of the Sphingosinithalassobacter tenebrarum genome encodes the following:
- a CDS encoding DNA polymerase III subunit delta' yields MIPLIGNESARDTLARAIGSRALHHAWLLTGPEGVGKGRFARDAALRMLAVAADGAEGLPPGIDVPEENRIARLFAARSHPDYRELVRLPKDADKPGENIARSIKIDQVRQLIASFSTKPSLSQRRVVVIDSIDDVERPGAANALLKVLEEPPEGTVFLLVSHAPGRLLPTIRSRCRTLRFEPLEDAQVQSALRPALPDASDDELAALVRAGDGSPGRALGFAGLDMAALERELETLAMQGDPTNAVRSRLARMLGTKAAQARYEAFLERTPSFIAEHAKSRNGAALRRALDSYAAARDLGGMAVGLSLDASATVFEMAGMVARLAQERHD; encoded by the coding sequence ATGATTCCGCTGATCGGAAACGAATCCGCGCGCGACACGCTGGCACGGGCCATCGGTTCGCGCGCACTGCATCACGCCTGGCTGCTGACCGGCCCCGAAGGGGTGGGGAAGGGGCGGTTCGCGCGTGACGCCGCGCTGCGGATGCTTGCGGTCGCGGCGGACGGCGCCGAAGGGCTGCCGCCGGGTATCGACGTGCCGGAAGAAAATCGCATCGCCAGATTGTTCGCCGCCCGTTCGCATCCCGATTACCGCGAACTCGTGCGGCTGCCCAAGGACGCGGACAAGCCCGGCGAGAATATCGCACGCAGCATCAAGATCGATCAGGTGCGCCAGCTGATCGCCAGTTTCAGCACCAAGCCCTCGCTCTCGCAGCGCCGCGTGGTGGTGATCGACAGTATCGACGATGTCGAACGTCCGGGCGCCGCAAATGCGCTGCTCAAGGTGCTGGAAGAACCGCCCGAAGGTACGGTCTTCCTGCTCGTCAGCCATGCCCCGGGGCGACTGCTGCCTACCATCCGTTCGCGCTGCCGCACACTGCGCTTCGAGCCGCTTGAGGATGCGCAGGTGCAATCGGCGCTACGGCCCGCGCTTCCCGACGCGTCCGACGACGAACTGGCTGCGCTGGTCCGGGCCGGAGACGGGTCGCCGGGCCGGGCGCTGGGCTTTGCCGGACTGGATATGGCGGCTCTCGAAAGAGAGCTGGAAACGCTGGCAATGCAAGGGGACCCGACCAACGCGGTGCGCTCGCGGCTCGCCAGGATGCTCGGCACCAAGGCCGCACAGGCGCGCTACGAAGCGTTTCTAGAGCGCACACCAAGCTTCATCGCCGAACATGCGAAATCGCGCAACGGCGCGGCGCTGCGTCGGGCACTCGACAGCTATGCCGCCGCGCGGGACCTGGGCGGGATGGCAGTCGGCCTGTCGCTTGATGCCTCCGCCACCGTTTTCGAGATGGCGGGCATGGTTGCCAGACTGGCGCAGGAACGCCACGACTAG
- the metG gene encoding methionine--tRNA ligase, translated as MPKPYYITTAIHYPNGRPHIGHAYEMIAADTIARFQRQAGRDVRFQTGTDEHGLKMVQTARGRDMEVRALADEMSGYFRDMAEKLDISCDRFIRTVESDHYAASQAIWQAMADAGDLYLDRYEGWYSVRDEAFYEEKELTEGEGGQKLSPQGTPVEWTAEETWFFRLSKYQQPLLDFYAANPDFIRPESRRNEILRFVEGGLADLSVSRTSFDWGVPVPGSPGHVMYVWVDALTNYITGVGYPDDKAMFEKFWPADLHLIGKDIVRFHTVYWPAFLMSAQLPLPKQVFGHGFLLNRGEKMSKSVGNVVDPMALAELYGVDTLRYFLLRDVSFGQDGTFSDEAIVTRANADLSNSFGNLAQRTLAFIAKNLEGALPEAGKGDPADAELLAAVRQGTAEFRAQFEKLALSQALEAWMQAVFACNAYIDTQAPWALRKTDPERMHAVLGTLIRAIRDLAIAILPVVPASANKLLDFLGAKDRDHAALEDSGWYEALAAKGFRISPPTPIFPRLELKTAEGETA; from the coding sequence ATGCCCAAGCCCTACTACATCACCACCGCGATTCACTATCCCAATGGCCGGCCGCACATCGGCCACGCCTATGAGATGATCGCCGCCGACACGATCGCGCGGTTCCAGCGACAGGCCGGGCGCGACGTGCGCTTTCAGACCGGCACCGACGAGCACGGCCTGAAAATGGTCCAGACCGCGCGCGGCCGTGACATGGAAGTGCGCGCGCTCGCTGACGAAATGTCGGGATATTTCCGCGATATGGCGGAGAAACTGGATATTTCGTGCGATCGCTTCATCCGCACGGTCGAATCCGATCATTATGCCGCCAGCCAGGCAATCTGGCAGGCGATGGCGGACGCAGGCGACCTGTATCTCGACCGCTATGAAGGCTGGTATTCGGTCCGCGACGAAGCCTTTTACGAGGAAAAGGAGCTGACCGAAGGGGAAGGGGGGCAGAAGCTCTCGCCCCAGGGAACGCCGGTGGAATGGACCGCCGAGGAGACCTGGTTCTTCCGCCTTTCGAAATATCAGCAGCCCCTGCTCGATTTCTACGCCGCCAATCCCGACTTCATCCGCCCGGAAAGCCGCCGCAACGAGATTCTGCGCTTCGTCGAGGGCGGGCTCGCCGATCTGTCGGTCAGCCGCACCAGCTTCGACTGGGGTGTGCCGGTGCCGGGTAGTCCCGGTCATGTCATGTATGTCTGGGTCGACGCGCTGACCAATTACATCACCGGCGTCGGCTATCCCGACGACAAGGCGATGTTCGAGAAATTCTGGCCTGCTGATCTGCACCTGATCGGCAAAGACATCGTCCGTTTCCACACCGTCTATTGGCCCGCTTTCCTGATGTCGGCGCAACTGCCGCTGCCCAAACAAGTGTTCGGCCACGGTTTCCTGCTCAACCGCGGGGAGAAGATGTCGAAATCGGTCGGCAATGTCGTCGATCCGATGGCGCTCGCCGAGCTCTATGGCGTCGATACGCTGCGCTATTTCCTGCTGCGCGACGTCAGCTTCGGACAGGACGGGACGTTCAGCGACGAAGCGATCGTGACGCGCGCCAATGCCGATCTTTCCAACAGCTTCGGCAATCTCGCGCAACGCACGCTGGCGTTCATCGCCAAAAATCTGGAAGGCGCCCTGCCCGAAGCAGGGAAGGGCGATCCCGCCGACGCGGAGCTGCTGGCGGCGGTGCGACAGGGCACGGCCGAATTCCGTGCGCAGTTCGAAAAGCTGGCGCTCAGCCAGGCGCTCGAGGCGTGGATGCAGGCAGTGTTCGCGTGCAATGCCTATATCGACACACAGGCGCCCTGGGCGCTGCGCAAGACCGATCCCGAGCGGATGCATGCCGTGCTCGGCACGCTGATCCGCGCGATCCGAGATCTTGCCATCGCGATCCTGCCGGTAGTGCCGGCTTCGGCGAACAAGCTGCTCGATTTCCTCGGCGCCAAGGACCGCGACCATGCCGCGCTTGAAGACAGCGGCTGGTATGAAGCGCTTGCCGCCAAGGGGTTTCGGATCTCGCCCCCCACTCCCATCTTCCCCAGACTGGAACTCAAGACAGCCGAGGGTGAAACGGCATGA
- a CDS encoding TatD family hydrolase — protein MKLADSHCHLNYKGLVEHQADVLSRARERGVAAMLNISTRESEWSDVIAVAERENDVWATVGIHPHEADTHPDVDTVKLVERASHPRVVGIGESGLDYYYDHSDRDRQRASFRAHLAASRETQLPIVVHTRDAEEDTAEILRDEMGKGAFPGVIHCFTASGGFADIALSLGFYISISGIVTFKNAKALQETAAWLPRERLLVETDAPFLAPVPHRGKTGEPAFVADTCRFLAELRGEDADELADVTRENFHRLFAKTRA, from the coding sequence ATGAAGCTGGCCGACAGCCACTGCCATCTGAACTACAAGGGACTGGTCGAGCATCAGGCGGATGTCCTGAGCCGAGCGCGCGAGCGCGGCGTCGCTGCGATGCTCAACATCTCGACGCGCGAAAGCGAATGGAGTGACGTTATCGCCGTGGCCGAGCGCGAAAACGACGTCTGGGCGACCGTGGGCATTCACCCCCACGAAGCCGACACGCATCCCGATGTCGATACGGTCAAGCTTGTGGAGCGTGCATCGCACCCGCGCGTTGTCGGCATCGGCGAAAGCGGGCTGGATTATTACTACGATCACAGCGACCGCGACCGCCAGCGGGCCAGCTTCCGCGCGCATCTCGCCGCGAGTCGCGAGACGCAGTTGCCGATCGTCGTTCACACCCGCGACGCCGAGGAGGACACCGCCGAAATCCTGCGCGACGAAATGGGGAAGGGGGCATTTCCCGGCGTCATCCACTGTTTCACCGCCAGCGGCGGATTCGCGGATATCGCGCTCAGTCTCGGATTCTATATCTCGATCTCCGGCATCGTGACGTTCAAGAACGCAAAGGCGCTTCAGGAAACCGCCGCGTGGTTGCCGCGCGAACGGCTGCTGGTGGAAACCGATGCTCCGTTTCTTGCGCCCGTCCCGCATCGCGGCAAGACCGGCGAGCCGGCCTTCGTCGCCGATACCTGTCGCTTCCTGGCGGAGTTGCGCGGCGAGGATGCCGACGAACTGGCGGACGTAACGCGCGAGAATTTCCACCGGCTGTTCGCCAAGACGCGCGCGTGA
- a CDS encoding MBL fold metallo-hydrolase, translating into MKIRILGSGTSSGVPRIGNDWGACDPNEPRNRRTRASVLVSTDTTRILVDTSPDMRAQLLAAEVDDVDAVIWTHDHADHCHGIDDLRQVMHARNGRPVRGLARPQTLERLQRRFGYVFHGRGGYPPVVAGEELPDAIRIGDIEVRVVDQPHGGITSAGMRFDSAAKSIGYSTDFNELTDDMKSLYENMDWWVVDALRRRPHPTHPHLDATLGWIAQCRVPRATLIHMDNSMDYASLAVELPAGVEPGYDGQEIEV; encoded by the coding sequence GTGAAGATCCGCATCCTCGGCTCGGGAACGTCCTCGGGCGTGCCGCGGATCGGGAACGACTGGGGCGCGTGCGATCCCAACGAGCCGCGTAACCGTCGCACCCGCGCCTCGGTTCTGGTTTCGACCGACACGACGCGCATTTTGGTCGATACCAGCCCCGACATGCGCGCCCAGTTGCTCGCCGCCGAGGTGGACGATGTCGATGCGGTGATCTGGACACATGACCATGCCGATCATTGCCACGGCATCGATGACTTGCGGCAGGTGATGCACGCACGAAACGGCAGGCCCGTTCGCGGCCTGGCGCGTCCGCAGACGCTCGAACGGCTGCAACGGCGCTTCGGCTATGTCTTTCACGGCCGCGGCGGCTATCCTCCAGTAGTGGCAGGGGAAGAACTGCCCGATGCGATACGGATCGGCGACATCGAGGTGCGCGTGGTCGATCAGCCGCATGGCGGCATCACGTCGGCCGGCATGCGCTTTGATTCGGCTGCGAAGTCCATTGGATATTCAACTGATTTCAATGAGTTGACAGATGATATGAAGAGTCTGTATGAAAATATGGACTGGTGGGTCGTCGATGCGCTGCGCAGGCGGCCGCACCCCACACATCCACATCTCGATGCGACGCTCGGCTGGATCGCGCAATGCCGTGTTCCGCGGGCGACGCTGATCCACATGGATAACTCGATGGACTATGCTAGCCTCGCCGTCGAACTGCCGGCCGGGGTGGAGCCAGGCTATGACGGCCAGGAGATCGAGGTTTGA
- a CDS encoding retropepsin-like aspartic protease family protein, translating to MTGLQPNTVWWIVVLVALAAGLVARRPSLGTIVRGVFGWAAIAFVIVLIVAHRHEIGGVFTNLAGQLGISSQQVSGETVRIRMSPDGHFWARVSLNGVSRTMLVDSGATITAISEATATAAGITTNSSFPIMIDTANGTVMARRGKIEALALGPLRTRDLSVVVSENFGDLDVLGMNFLSRLGSWRVEGKTLILEPDSTVTAETNFT from the coding sequence TTGACCGGGTTACAGCCCAATACCGTGTGGTGGATCGTAGTACTGGTCGCGCTCGCCGCCGGCCTTGTCGCACGCCGTCCCTCGCTCGGTACGATCGTTCGCGGTGTATTCGGTTGGGCCGCAATCGCGTTCGTCATTGTGCTGATCGTCGCGCATCGGCACGAAATCGGCGGGGTCTTCACCAATCTGGCCGGTCAGCTCGGTATTTCCAGCCAGCAGGTATCGGGCGAAACCGTGCGGATCCGCATGTCGCCCGACGGGCATTTCTGGGCGCGCGTATCGCTCAACGGCGTCAGCCGCACCATGCTGGTCGACAGCGGCGCAACAATCACGGCAATTTCGGAGGCGACCGCCACGGCGGCAGGCATTACGACCAACAGCAGTTTTCCCATCATGATCGACACGGCCAACGGCACGGTGATGGCGAGGCGTGGCAAGATCGAAGCACTCGCGCTGGGGCCGTTGCGGACCCGCGATCTTTCAGTCGTCGTGTCGGAGAATTTCGGCGATCTTGACGTATTGGGGATGAATTTCCTGTCGCGGCTGGGCTCCTGGCGTGTGGAAGGGAAGACTCTTATCCTGGAACCGGACAGCACCGTGACCGCCGAGACCAATTTTACATAA
- the mazG gene encoding nucleoside triphosphate pyrophosphohydrolase, with translation MSDGSTPPANGRSDLARLVAIMARLRDPVDGCEWDTVQTFDTIAPYTIEEAYEVADAIARADMAELRDELGDLLLQVIFHARMAEEAGEFALPDVIAAISDKMERRHPHIFGDAETGGHHLWEEIKAEERGKKGDDSALAGVALSLPALLRAEKLQKRASRVGFDWPDACGARAKVIEEIAEVDAATSDSEREEEIGDLLFAVVNWARKHGIEPEAALRAANAKFEARFRSMESSAGAEFEALDLEGKEQLWREAKARARD, from the coding sequence ATGAGTGATGGTTCGACGCCCCCTGCCAACGGACGCAGCGATCTGGCGCGGCTCGTGGCGATCATGGCGCGGCTGCGCGATCCCGTGGATGGCTGCGAATGGGATACGGTCCAGACGTTCGACACGATTGCGCCCTATACGATCGAGGAAGCCTATGAAGTCGCCGATGCCATCGCGCGCGCTGACATGGCCGAACTGCGCGACGAGCTTGGCGACCTGCTGCTCCAGGTGATCTTCCATGCGCGCATGGCCGAGGAAGCCGGCGAATTCGCGTTGCCCGACGTCATCGCCGCGATCAGCGACAAGATGGAACGCCGTCATCCGCACATCTTTGGCGACGCCGAAACCGGCGGCCATCACCTGTGGGAAGAAATCAAGGCCGAGGAACGCGGGAAAAAGGGGGACGACAGCGCCCTCGCCGGAGTCGCGCTTTCCCTCCCTGCCTTGTTACGCGCGGAAAAGTTACAGAAACGTGCATCGCGCGTCGGATTTGACTGGCCAGACGCGTGCGGCGCGCGCGCAAAGGTGATCGAGGAGATCGCGGAGGTCGATGCCGCGACCAGTGATTCTGAACGCGAAGAGGAAATCGGTGACCTGTTGTTCGCGGTAGTCAACTGGGCGCGCAAGCACGGGATAGAACCCGAAGCGGCGCTGCGCGCGGCGAATGCCAAGTTCGAGGCTCGGTTTCGTTCGATGGAAAGCAGCGCCGGCGCCGAGTTCGAAGCGCTCGATCTGGAGGGCAAGGAACAGCTGTGGCGCGAAGCCAAGGCCCGCGCGCGGGATTGA
- the hflX gene encoding GTPase HflX gives MSTGFDREQGEFARGARAAVVYPDLGGSSRDADARLEETAGLALAIGIQVEDRLAFRLRQPKPGTLIGSGQVETLAEAVRDQELQLVVFDASLSAVQQRNLEGALGCKVIDRTGLILEIFGERARTAEGRLQVELAHLDYQAGRLVRSWTHLERQRGGFGFLGGPGETQIEADRRLIRDRMARLRKDLEQVSRTRSLHRERRQRAPWPVIALVGYTNAGKSTLFNRLTGSDVMAENLLFATLDPTLRQIALPGIDKAILSDTVGFVSELPTQLVAAFKATLEEVITADLLIHVRDVSHPDSEAQRDDVEAVLADIGVAETTPRIEAWNKIDLLDEERRAALSAETAQRDGVMAVSAATGQGIEALRTMMAQRLTAGHRRFVVRLDPSDGAGAAWLHQHGEVLDHWVEDDAAFYEIRMAAQDHDRFLARQDR, from the coding sequence TTGAGTACCGGATTCGACCGCGAACAGGGTGAGTTCGCCCGCGGTGCGCGAGCTGCTGTCGTCTATCCCGATCTGGGCGGATCCAGTCGCGATGCCGACGCGCGGCTGGAGGAAACCGCCGGGCTTGCGCTCGCGATCGGGATACAGGTGGAGGATCGCCTTGCCTTTCGCCTACGCCAGCCCAAGCCAGGTACGCTGATCGGATCGGGCCAGGTCGAAACGCTCGCCGAGGCAGTGCGCGACCAGGAGCTGCAGCTTGTCGTGTTCGACGCCTCGCTGTCGGCGGTCCAGCAGCGCAACCTGGAAGGTGCGCTCGGCTGCAAGGTCATCGATCGTACCGGATTGATCCTGGAGATTTTCGGCGAACGCGCGCGCACTGCCGAGGGGCGGCTGCAGGTCGAACTCGCGCATCTCGATTATCAGGCGGGCCGGTTGGTGCGCAGCTGGACGCATCTCGAGCGGCAGCGGGGTGGTTTCGGTTTTCTGGGTGGTCCGGGGGAGACGCAGATCGAGGCTGACCGCCGGCTTATCCGCGACCGGATGGCACGGCTGCGAAAGGACCTCGAGCAGGTCAGCCGCACGCGCTCGCTCCATCGCGAACGGCGCCAGCGCGCGCCTTGGCCGGTAATTGCCCTGGTCGGCTATACCAACGCCGGAAAATCGACGCTTTTCAATCGCCTGACGGGGAGTGACGTCATGGCGGAAAACCTGCTCTTCGCCACGCTCGACCCGACTTTGCGCCAGATCGCACTGCCCGGAATCGACAAGGCCATATTGTCCGACACGGTCGGTTTCGTGTCCGAACTGCCGACGCAGCTCGTCGCCGCGTTCAAGGCGACGCTCGAGGAAGTTATCACCGCCGACCTGCTTATCCACGTGCGCGACGTGTCGCATCCTGACAGCGAGGCACAGCGCGACGATGTCGAGGCGGTTCTCGCCGATATCGGCGTGGCCGAAACGACGCCGCGCATCGAAGCCTGGAACAAGATAGACTTGCTCGACGAGGAGCGTCGCGCGGCGCTGTCGGCGGAAACTGCACAGCGGGACGGCGTGATGGCGGTATCGGCAGCGACGGGGCAGGGCATTGAGGCGCTCCGCACGATGATGGCGCAGCGGCTGACCGCCGGGCATCGCCGTTTCGTGGTCCGGCTCGATCCGAGTGACGGCGCCGGCGCCGCATGGCTGCATCAACATGGCGAAGTGCTCGATCACTGGGTCGAGGACGACGCGGCCTTTTACGAGATCCGAATGGCTGCGCAGGACCATGACAGGTTCCTCGCGCGCCAGGACCGCTGA
- the hfq gene encoding RNA chaperone Hfq: MADKQTSLQDLFLNSLRRSKTPVTMFLVKGVKLQGIVTWFDNFSVLLRRDGQSQLIYKHAISTIMPSGPMDLPALLEAVGDHQSKNPVLQEIFLNAIRKAEENVTMFLVNGVMLQGQIAGFDLFCMLLQREGMAQLVYKHAVSTIQPARPLNLAEETAPDDD; encoded by the coding sequence ATGGCAGACAAGCAGACCTCGCTTCAGGACCTGTTTCTCAACTCTCTGCGCCGATCGAAAACGCCGGTGACCATGTTTCTGGTCAAGGGCGTCAAGCTGCAGGGTATCGTCACCTGGTTCGACAATTTTTCGGTCCTGCTGCGCCGCGACGGGCAGTCGCAGCTGATCTATAAACATGCGATTTCCACGATCATGCCTTCCGGCCCGATGGATTTGCCCGCGCTGCTTGAGGCGGTGGGCGACCACCAGTCGAAGAATCCGGTACTTCAGGAGATATTTCTCAACGCGATCCGCAAGGCCGAGGAAAATGTCACCATGTTCCTGGTCAACGGCGTCATGCTGCAGGGCCAGATTGCCGGTTTCGATCTGTTCTGCATGCTGCTTCAGCGCGAGGGCATGGCACAGCTGGTCTACAAGCATGCCGTTTCGACAATTCAGCCGGCCCGTCCGCTCAATCTCGCCGAAGAAACGGCACCGGACGACGATTGA
- the ntrX gene encoding nitrogen assimilation response regulator NtrX encodes MTLDILVVDDERDIRELVSGVLEDEGYETRGAADSTGALEAIADRRPSLVLLDVWLQGSKLDGLDLLDEIKRRDSSIPVLVISGHGNLDTAVAAIRRGAADFIEKPFEAERLLLMVERATETERLRREVASLRATVGFDTDLTGNSSAINAVRATLKRVAATGSRVLITGGAGTGKEVAARLLHSWSQRGGAPFVIASAARMTPERVEEELFGVEEAGDLVRPGLLEQAHGGTLFLDEIADMPVATQARILRVLTDQSFTRIGGQRTVKVDVRVVSATSRDLMAEIAQGNFREDLYYRLNVVPVSIPPLSERREDIPVLVEYFVAHYARERRVPTPEVAADAMVALQSYEWPGNVRQLRNVVERTVILAPGDRIGRIDLDLLPPEVLGTSGPADSAMGTNAIMGAPLKEARETFEREYLRIQIRRFSGNISRTANFIGMERSALHRKLKLLGITETRDERG; translated from the coding sequence ATGACACTCGACATCCTCGTCGTTGACGACGAACGCGACATTCGGGAGCTGGTTTCCGGCGTCCTAGAGGACGAAGGCTATGAAACCCGCGGCGCGGCCGACAGTACCGGTGCGCTGGAAGCGATCGCCGACCGCCGGCCGTCGCTGGTGCTGCTCGACGTCTGGCTCCAGGGATCGAAGCTCGACGGACTTGATCTGCTCGACGAGATCAAGCGTCGCGACAGCTCGATTCCGGTGCTTGTCATTTCGGGCCACGGCAATCTCGATACGGCGGTCGCGGCGATCCGGCGCGGCGCCGCCGACTTCATCGAAAAGCCCTTCGAGGCCGAGCGGCTGTTACTGATGGTGGAACGCGCGACCGAGACCGAGCGGTTGCGGCGCGAAGTCGCATCGCTGCGCGCGACCGTGGGTTTCGATACCGATCTCACGGGCAATTCCAGCGCGATCAACGCCGTCCGCGCGACGCTGAAGCGAGTCGCCGCGACCGGAAGCCGCGTCCTGATCACCGGCGGAGCGGGAACCGGCAAAGAAGTCGCGGCGCGCTTGCTGCACAGCTGGAGCCAGCGCGGAGGCGCCCCCTTCGTCATTGCCAGCGCGGCACGAATGACTCCCGAGCGTGTTGAAGAGGAATTGTTCGGCGTGGAAGAGGCGGGCGACCTGGTGCGTCCCGGGCTGCTCGAACAGGCGCATGGCGGCACGCTGTTCCTCGACGAGATCGCCGACATGCCTGTCGCCACGCAGGCACGCATTCTGCGCGTGCTTACCGATCAGAGCTTTACGCGGATCGGTGGCCAGCGAACGGTGAAGGTCGACGTCCGCGTCGTTTCGGCGACGTCGCGCGACCTGATGGCCGAAATCGCCCAAGGGAATTTTCGCGAAGATCTGTATTACCGGCTCAACGTCGTACCCGTCAGCATTCCGCCGCTTTCCGAACGGCGCGAGGATATTCCCGTGCTGGTCGAGTATTTCGTTGCGCATTACGCTCGCGAACGCCGGGTCCCCACGCCCGAAGTCGCCGCGGACGCGATGGTAGCGCTGCAAAGCTACGAATGGCCTGGCAATGTCCGCCAGCTGCGCAATGTCGTCGAGCGCACCGTCATTCTGGCGCCGGGTGACCGTATCGGCCGTATCGACCTCGATCTGTTGCCGCCCGAAGTGCTGGGAACGAGCGGTCCGGCCGACAGCGCGATGGGGACCAACGCGATCATGGGCGCGCCGCTGAAGGAAGCGCGAGAAACATTCGAGCGCGAATATCTGCGCATCCAAATCCGGCGCTTTTCCGGTAATATCTCGCGCACCGCGAATTTCATCGGGATGGAGCGTTCGGCGCTGCACCGCAAGCTGAAGCTGCTCGGCATCACCGAGACGCGCGACGAGCGCGGCTGA